DNA sequence from the Mus caroli chromosome X, CAROLI_EIJ_v1.1, whole genome shotgun sequence genome:
taggacTGTAGAAATGGCTtactaagaacactggctatcctggttcaatttccagaatcTGCTTGGCAACTCACAGTCACATATAACATTCAGggcatctgacatcctcttccagtctccacaggcaacacacacacacacacacacacacacacacacacacacacacacacacacacagaggggggatactcatacatataaaataaatattttttaaaagaaaaggatattacCTTAAGGGTGtgtaatgcttttaaaaataaaacaagtaagcAAAACTTTCCTATCTTGGTTTTGGAATTTATAAGGAAattatgtttacttattttaattgtcTATAATGCTATCCCTTTGGTTTTCATGACCTTAAACTTATGATCAGTGGAGGATCTTTGGTATTGTTGCTCACACCCTTGGGTACCAAAGTGGAGTGACCAAAGTTACTTACTGAAACAAAGTTTTCAATTTGTTTTCGCCCCTTTTCTGGTGTGAATTCCCCGTGAGTGAGCCACTTGATGTTCTTGATGGGGTTTCTAGCTTCTGGAAACAAGGCATGAGTTAATTAGTTGCCTGATAGTGTGGCGTTATGGTAATGAGACAATGGTTTTGGTTTTACCATTCTGATGCCTACCTTCCAcactctcagcagcagcagccagtaCGCCCTCAACTACAGTCCGAGCCACTTCACTAgtcctgtcttttttctttacGACTACAGGCGTTTTCTCTTTTACCTCTGGcacaattttcttctcttttacgTCTTGcacaattttcttctcttttacgTCTTTCACATGCGCCTTCTGCTTGATCTCTGATCCAACCTTCTTTACTTTTATCTCTGGTGCGAATGACAACGCCTTGATTTCCTTTAACTCGGGCACACGTAGTGgcacttccttcttccccttcacctctgacaCCGGGATCTTCTGTTTTACTTCTGGCACAACTGGTGCAGCTGGCACAGCTGGTGCAACTGGCACAACTGGCGCAACGGGCAGAGCGGGTGCAACTGGTGCAATTGGTGCAGCAGGCACAACTGGTGCAGCAGGCACAACTGGCGCAGCAGGTGCAACTGGCGCAGCAGGCGCAACTGGTGCAGCAGGCACAACTGGCGCAGCAGGCGCAACTGGCGCAGCAGGCGCAACTGGCGCAGCAGGCGCAACTGGCGCAGCAGGCGCAACTGGCGCAGCAGGCGCAACTGGCGCAGCAGGCACATATGGCCCAGCAGGCACATATGGCCCAGCAGGCACATATGGCCCAGCAGGCATATATGGCCCAGAAGGCACATATGGCCCAGCAGGCACATATGGCCCAGCAGGCANNNNNNNNNNNNNNNNNNNNNNNNNNNNNNNNNNNNNNNNNNNNNNNNNNNNNNNNNNNNNNNNNNNNNNNNNNNNNNNNNNNNNNNNNNNNNNNNNNNNNNNNNNNNNNNNNNNNNNNNGCAGGCACATATGGCCCAGCAGGCATATATGGCCCAGCAGGCACATATGGCCCAGCAGGCATATATGGCCCAGCAGGCACATATGGCCCAGCAGGTGCAACAGGCGCAACGGGTGCAACACGCACAACTGGCGTAACAGGTGCAGTAGGTACAGCATGCACAACTGGCGTAACAGGTGCAGCAGGTGCAATAGGCTTTGCAGGCGCAACAGGTGCAACAGGCTTTGCAGGCACAACAGGCTTTGCAGGCACAACAGGCGCAACAGGCTTTGCAGGCGCAGCATGTGCAACAGGCTCAGCATGCACAACTGACCCAATTGGTGTAGTAGGCAAAACAGCCACCTTCTCTTTTGGGTCTAACAGCTGCACTCTCTTCTCTTTTACTTCAGGCACTACTACTGGCACCTTTTCCTTTGTGTCTATTGAtgcaattctgttttcttttgtgtcgGTCACAATCCTCTTGTCTTTTACTTCTGTCACAAATGTCACcgtcctcttctctttctctattgCTGGTTTCTTGGCTTTGGGGTCTGAGATCGTCacagtcttcttttcttttggctcTGTCTCACTCTTTTTGTCCTTTGGCTCTGCAATGGTGGTCAccgttttcttctctttctgatcTGTCACAGGGATCTTTGGGTCCTCCACAGACTTACTGTCTTTTGGCTCTGTAACATGCTTGGGCTCTGGAGCCTCCGGTTTCTTTGTCTTGGCTGTGCTTGTGTTTTCCACAATCTTCACCTTCTGGATTGGGAACTTTTTTTtgttactcatttttattttgcctggatttaaaaaaaaaaaaaaacctcaagaatTTACTCTATGTGTGCAGGGTTACAGATCACAAAAATTCTTACATTAAGTACACGCTCtcctttttaaagaatgtttttagttatttatgtgtatggatattttgcttgcatgcatatctgtgcactaagtgtatgcctggtgcctgcagaggttagACGAAAGCACCGGATCCTCTGTAACAAGAGTTACAGAGTTTTGTGCCACCATGTGGAGTGCTGGAAATCCAACTGTGGTCTTCTATGAGAGCAACagggcaaaaaacaaaacaaaacaagaaaaccaaaccaaaccaaaaaagaacaacactgagtcatctctccaacctctatACTTTGTCTCCTGGAAGATCAAAATCCTCAGGCAACGCTTGCTGCTTCTTGAGGAGAGACTggggaggaagggtgggagggagaactTGCTGTTGACCCATTTTATCTGCTTGCTGAGGTGGATCTTTTCTGAAAACCAAGGCTTTTCCATTCTTCAAACTGTGCAGATTAGAGTCAAAATGTAGAAGAGGAATCCCCAGCTTCTTTGAGCAGGAACTCCAAATACTGACTCACAAAGAGCCTCAGCCCATGCTTGGAGCAACTAAGTGTGCCTGTGACTATTGGTGAGATTTgagattctatttttaattatatgtatgcagctttgtttgtgcatgtggatACAGGTGCCTGGAGATGCCAAAAGAAGGCTTCAGGTTGCCCTGGAATTGTGGTTATGCATGGGTGGTTTAAGCCACCTcatatgagtgctaggaaccaaacttagaAGAACATTACATgaccttggtttttttgtttttgttttttgttttatttttcctatgtagtcctgactgtcctagaactcacactgtagaccagggtggccttgaactcagagatccacccctgtgtgtctcctgagtgctcccggcacatgactttttttttaaaagtagtgaATTGAGGGAATGAAAGCATATTCCAGTAGTAGATCGCTTACCTAGCTTTGAGAAGCCTTGGATTCCATGTCTAGCAATGCACATgcaacatgcatgtgcacacgcaggGACATGAATGAGTCAAGAGGCATGGCAGCAGATCAGTGTGTTTCTATCTTGACTTTTCTCGATATATAATTCTATTATTTCAAAGAAACTATTATTCTTACCATTTCTTTTCTGGAACATGTGTATCTCTTATGTATATTAGCTTTGGTTAACACATGCAAGCCAAGGTGATGAACATTCTCCTATGTATCTGATTCAGTGGGTACTGCTTTCTGCTTTTGCACCATTTAGGATGATTCTTGCTCATGATCTGAGACCTAAAGCTGGGAATAGTGGCAAACCCCTGTGATttttagcatttgggaggttgggaggctgagatagaagtattgctacaagttcaaggtcagtctgggctatgCAGTGCATGTTAGGCTGATTAAGGGCTGTATACCAAGACAGTGCCTccccaaccaaaaccaaccaaccaaaaaaaaccaaaacaaaatcaaaccccCAAATATATGGATAAACCAGGTGTGAAACTGTAGGCACATCTGTAATTGGGAGCAAAAGGCAAGGGACCAAAAGTTCAACatcagccttagctacatagcagatctgaggccatcctgagctatataagaccctggagagagagagagagagagagagagagagagagagagagagagagagagagagagagagagagagagagagagagagagagagagacatagtcagagagacacagaaagagacagacacagagagagggagaacattTCAGCTGCGCATGGTGATACGGCATATGCCTGTCCCAATatttgaaaggctgaggcaggagaagaaaactgtgagttggaggccagcttaaACTACATAGTGACaccttatcttaaaaaagaagtaaataggccaggtggtggtggcacacacctttaatcccagcacttgggaggtagaggcaggtggatctctgggagttccaggttagccaggactacacaaagaaacctggtcttgaaaaaaaaaatagagctggagagatggcttagtggttaagaacacaaactgctcttccagagaactaggGTTTGATTCTCATCATCCATCTGGAAGctcacatgtggtgcacagatgtcCCAGGGGACGGACTAGTGACTTGGCAGGCATTTGCTCCAGCACATGCGCACAATGGAGCTTAGCGCCATCTAGTGACGGCACGTATTATCACGGCTTCCTACAGAACtagggtttgattcccatcatCCATCTGGAAGctcacatgtggtgcacagacttaCACacgggcaaaacactcatacacataaaataagaataaacaaatcttttgtttaaaaaaggaaaatttttgttcctgtttgaagacttttttgtttgtttgtttcgttttgtttttttgagacagggtttctctgtgtatccctggctgtcctggaactccctctgtagatcaggctgaccttgaattcagagatctgcctgcctctgcctcccaagtgctgggattaaaggcatgcaccaccactgcctggctgaaaacttttttaaaagtcataaatgCAGCTCAAGTTTTCCAAATACCTTCAGCATCTACTGATAATGTGAACATTGGCTCTCTCAGGATTACAGGCCGGGGGTCTATCACATAACAGGGGTGTGTCCTTCAGGCATTTTCCCCCCTTATATGTCTTTCCCCCTTGAGTCTTGGACTCACTTTCCTTGCTTCACTTCCCTTCCCTTTACTCAGAACTGTTCACTTCTGAGAAATCATTTCTAGCAGgcaaatctctttctttctttctttctttctttctttctttctttctttctttctttctttctttctttctttctttctttctaccaggtctcattgtgtagctttgtctgacctggagctctctgtgtagaccaggatggccttaatCTCACAAAAAAGCCATCTGCCTGCATGATTAAAGGTGTACAAGGCCGTGCCCAGCCTTCTTGCTAGCAAATCTTTAAATGGTAGGAGGGAATGGTAGTAGATGCCTTTCCAAACTGAgcaagttatttatttttatttatttatttatttattttgagacagggtttctctgtgtagctctggctgtcctggaactcactttgtagaccagggtggcctcgaactcagaaatccacctgcctctgcctcccgagtactgggattaaaggtgtgcgccaccacgcccggcaagttatttatttattataaataaagttccCAAATTGGGACTATTTAATGTGCTATGTTTCATTTAACCACCATGACCCTATGAATGAAATGGACACTGGCTATTTTCCACATCCACTCTCCTCTGTCATTACAGAGCTAACAGGAGAAGCCCACATGAAATGGCTCTCTAGTGCCCTCTAGTGTCCCTGAGAGGCCATACACTAGTAAGTTCATGCTAACAGATTTGTGAGAGGGAAACCATATTCCATGATGGCTTTCCTCTATGGGGCGCCTGCGACTGGAAGCTTACAGAAGTTTCCAGCTTCTCAGGGCTGCTGTCTTCTACAACTGTTCAGTCTGTTTTCCCCCAACTCTCACTAGCCCAAACAACTACAAATCTCAGCAAGCTGAAGTTTcatttgcctctctctcctgtggCCACATCTTTATATTTCCCTGACCAACTATCTTAATTTTTAGTATGataacttgaaaaaaatgtttatttcattttatgtatgcatctatgtgcCTTACGTGAATGTATGTAAGTGTAGGTAAAGGTACTGTGCACTTGCAGGAGACTGTGGTAACtgaaagaaggcattggatcccctggaactggagttacaggcagttgtgagccagctGATATAGGtgctaggaaaagaaagaaatgtaaaacaatatAAATTAAGTAGGAGACTTCCAGCCTGCCATGGTggggtacacctttaatctcattttccaggatgcagaggcaggcagttctagTGAGTTCAGGTAatgctggtctacagagctagttgctgcagaaagaaatgctgtcttgaaaagcaagcaagcaagcaagcaagcaagcaagcaagcaagcaagcaaacaaagaaacaaaaaagaggcTTCCAGAGACCTTTCCTCACCGTCATATAGATCAGAATATGTTCCTATCTGCAAGCCTCATCTTAAAGTCATAGTTTTTCAATTTATCTCTTGAACTGGGGAGACTCAGCACGTGTGTGGGGTCAAAGAGGTGACTTGCAGAAGAcgtttctctcctttcaccatgtgaattctggggaccgccacttttatccactgagccatcccattCTCCCTGTAAGACCCTTTCATGAAAAGCAACCCTGTTTCCTTTTCTAACATCTTTTGTCCCAAGGGTACAGTAGACACTGCACAAGGTAACTAAGTTTCCCGTGACCATCAATCAAACAAAATCTGCATACCCTTTAAGCATTCCTGTAAGAATTATAGACTAAATGCTCATTTAGgtcttattattttcattgtccACTCAGTTCCCTTtcacctcagtttcctcttctgcagCTGGCGGAAAACGGGACTATCTGCTAAAAGAAAGTCATttcaggctacatagcaagtttgaaacCAGTAACTTTGGCTTAGATAGACTCCTCTctccaaagcaacaacaacaaaccagaaagggaggaggaactgaggagaaggaaggaaaggagggagggagggagagaggaaggaagggagggaggaaggaaggaaggaaagaaggagaggagggagggatagaggaaggaaggaaggaaggaaaggagggagggacagaggaaggaagggagagaggaaggaagggagggagggaggaaggaaggaaggaaggaaggaaagaaaggagggagggagggagggaaggagagaggaaggaagggaggaaggagggaaggaaggaaaggagggagggagagaggaaggaaggaaagaaggagaggagggagggagagaggaaggaaggaaggaaggaaggaaagaaagaaagaaagaaagaaagaaggaaaggagagagggagagaggaaggaaggaaggaatggagggagggagagaggaaggaaggaaaggaaggacggaaagaaaggagggagggagagaggaaggaagggagagaggaaggaagggagggagggagggagggagggagggaggaaggaaggaaggaaggaaggaaaggagggagggagggaaggaaggagggagagagggagggagggacttatCTTCAATCAATGGATGCATATCATTCATAGGTGTCTCTCCCATTAGCTTCTTTGGGGTCTGGATGATTAATAGAACCACTTCAAGCCCCCTTTCAGGCCTCCCCCTTAGCAAAGAAACCCCAGTACCTAAATGAGCAAGCAGATTATTCTTTGAAGCAGTAGCAGAGGAAGCCTTAGCAGTCTCTTAGCAGTGCTGCCCCAAGGTTCCTAAAGAGAATGTTTACAAGTGCTGCCACAGCAACGATGGCAGTTTCAACAATGGGAAGCCATGGGCCTCTGTCAATAAGAGAAAGGAATTTGAGAGGAGATAGAATGCTGAGTCCTACATGCTATTTGACCTCAGTATCAGAGCTAAACTGTATGAAGCAAGCCTAGCTTCTTCCCAGAAGGAGATGTAGGCCCAGCTGTGCTGGGAGGACTGGTGAGGTGACCTTCTTCAGCCAAAAGGCATTTGAGCATTTGCATGCTGTGCAAGTCACTGC
Encoded proteins:
- the Akap14 gene encoding A-kinase anchor protein 14 — protein: MSNKKKFPIQKVKIVENTSTAKTKKPEAPEPKHVTEPKDSKSVEDPKIPVTDQKEKKTVTTIAEPKDKKSETEPKEKKTVTISDPKAKKPAIEKEKRTVTFVTEVKDKRIVTDTKENRIASIDTKEKVPVVVPEVKEKRVQLLDPKEKVAVLPTTPIGSVVHAEPVAHAAPAKPVAPVVPAKPVVPAKPVAPVAPAKPIAPAAPVTPVVHAVPTAPVTPVVLAPAAPVAPAAPVAPAAPVVPAAPVAPAAPVAPAAPVVPAAPVVPAAPIAPVAPALPVAPVVPVAPAVPAAPVVPEVKQKIPVSEVKGKKEVPLRVPELKEIKALSFAPEIKVKKVGSEIKQKAHVKDVKEKKIVQDVKEKKIVPEVKEKTPVVVKKKDRTSEVARTVVEGVLAAAAESVEEARNPIKNIKWLTHGEFTPEKGRKQIENFVSTWEFQNRWVYYADFIEKKDLIHSYHYIYRVRWSAPTAVRPMARVSANALFTIKFNKSKPADMPVEVSYIFENSELLQRPGKIRFREQWLRDITETKHILLESIPFKVV